A section of the Scomber scombrus unplaced genomic scaffold, fScoSco1.1 SCAFFOLD_59, whole genome shotgun sequence genome encodes:
- the zbtb14 gene encoding zinc finger and BTB domain-containing protein 14 yields the protein MAETVKYVDDEHKSIFLKLLNEQRLEGEHCDIAVVVEDVKFRAHRCVLAACSNYFKKLFKKHEVDNSSVIEIDFIRSDIFEEVLNYMYTAKISVKKRDVNLMMSSGQILGIRFLDKLCSQKRDVSSEDKEKFPYDIVKMALPPEAQLAADAEVLGEHDDAPATDDLVEASTNQELDKSPSAALRVQEAILKELTNEDIHKVTCYDQDVVTEMEAEPKELGAEHHGTQTLTFADSMGEVKDEQPPTWSTATTDMKFEYLLYGHREQLACQVCGKTFLDETRLRKHEKLHSAERPFACEICTKAFTTHAHLKEHLKIHTGFKPYRCDVCGKSFIRAPDLKKHERVHSNERPFACQMCEKAFKHKSHLKDHERRHRGEKPFVCPSCTKAFAKASDLKRHENNMHSERKQLNPLQSDTETLQAAAMAAEEQHLDNINCS from the exons ATGGCGGAGACGGTGAAGTATGTGGACGACGAACATAAGAGCATCTTCCTGAAGCTGCTGAACGAGCAGCGTCTGGAAGGAGAACACTGTGACATCGCTGTGGTGGTCGAAGACGTCAAGTTCCGCGCTCACCGCTGTGTGCTGGCGGCCTGCTCCAACTACTTCAAGAAACTCTTCAAGAAGCACGAG GTGGATAACTCTTCTGTGATTGAGATCGACTTCATCCGTTCAGACATCTTTGAGGAAGTGTTGAACTACATGTACACCGCCAAGATCTCCGTCAAGAAGAGAGACGTcaacctgatgatgtcatcaggacAGATCCTGGGGATCCGCTTCCTGGACAAACTCTGctcacag AAACGAGACGTGTCATCAGAGGACAAAGAGAAGTTCCCTTACGACATCGTAAAGATGGCGCTGCCGCCTGAAGCCCAGCTAGCTGCCGACGCCGAG GTGCTCGGTGAGCACGATGACGCGCCCGCCACAGACGACCTCGTCGAGGCCTCGACCAATCAGGAGTTAGATAAGTCTCCCAGTGCGGCGCTGCGAGTCCAGGAAGCAATCCTGAAAGAACTGACCAATGAGGACATCCATAAG GTGACGTGCTACGACCAGGATGTGGTGACAGAGATGGAGGCGGAGCCTAAAGAGCTGGGGGCGGAGCACCACGGCACCCAGACGCTGACGTTTGCAGACAGTATGGGAGAGGTGAAGGACGAGCAGCCGCCCACCTGGTCCACCGCAACCACAGACATGAAGTTTGAGTATCTGCTGTACGGACACCGAGAGCAGCTCGCCTGCCAGGTGTGTGGCAAGACCTTCCTGGACGAGACCAGACTCAG GAAACATGAGAAGCTTCATTCAGCAGAACGTCCGTTCGCCTGTGAGATCTGCACCAAAGCTTTCACCACCCATGCTCACCTGAAAG AACACCTGAAGATTCACACGGGTTTCAAACCATACAGGTGTGACGTTTGTGGGAAATCGTTTATTCGAGCTCCAGACCTGAAAAAACATGAACGAGTTCACAGCAACGAGAGACCGTTCGCCTGCCAGATGTGTGAAAAG GCATTTAAACATAAGTCTCACCTGAAGGATCATGagaggagacacagaggagagaaaccGTTCGTCTGTCCGTCCTGCACCAAGGCCTTCGCCAAG GCGTCTGATTTGAAGCGTCATGAGAACAACATGCACAGTGAGAGGAAGCAGCTGAACCCGTTACAGAGCGACACCGAGACCCTGCAGGCCGCTGCCATGGCTGCTGAGGAGCAACATCTGGACAACATCAACTGTTCCTAA